The Spirosoma foliorum genome has a window encoding:
- a CDS encoding winged helix-turn-helix transcriptional regulator yields the protein MAEVLTKRNPAEEIQALQDTIYVIGGKWKLPIINSLCNGNRRFREIQRSIPQITTRMLSKELKEMEMNKIIVRKVYPDSPVLVEYETTPYCKSFGNIIQAMIDWGKEHRKMIKDE from the coding sequence ATGGCTGAGGTACTTACAAAACGGAATCCTGCCGAGGAGATTCAAGCGCTACAGGATACGATCTATGTGATTGGCGGTAAGTGGAAACTGCCGATTATCAACTCGTTATGTAATGGGAATCGGCGCTTCCGGGAGATTCAACGGAGCATTCCCCAAATCACAACCCGAATGCTCTCGAAGGAATTGAAGGAGATGGAAATGAATAAGATTATCGTTCGTAAGGTATATCCCGATTCGCCCGTTCTGGTGGAATATGAAACGACACCTTATTGCAAATCCTTTGGGAATATCATACAGGCAATGATCGACTGGGGCAAGGAGCACCGGAAGATGATTAAAGACGAGTAA
- the truA gene encoding tRNA pseudouridine(38-40) synthase TruA → MRYFIELSYRGTAYHGWQTQANGTSVQTTLEAALTQRFGKPMYVMASGRTDAGVHARQQFAHVELVEPFLFTDSFIYSLNCILPEDIVIHRIFPVREKDHARFSATFRYYQYLISRQKSAFESGLTYHFRPTLDEILMNEACKILLQHTNFQSFSKARANVTHFNCRLDFAYWERINEDSLTFHIRADRFLWGMVRTIVGTMIEIGQKRMSLELFEQIILSRDRNKAGRAAPANGLFLVEVGYPNEVLLARSMGQGAGFI, encoded by the coding sequence ATGCGTTATTTTATTGAATTATCGTACCGGGGAACGGCTTATCATGGCTGGCAGACGCAGGCAAATGGAACGAGTGTGCAGACAACCCTCGAAGCTGCGCTAACACAACGATTCGGCAAGCCGATGTATGTTATGGCAAGTGGCCGAACAGATGCCGGTGTTCATGCTCGTCAGCAGTTTGCCCATGTTGAGTTGGTAGAGCCGTTTTTATTTACCGATTCATTTATTTATTCGCTCAATTGTATCCTGCCTGAAGATATTGTCATCCACCGGATTTTTCCCGTTCGGGAGAAAGACCATGCGCGATTTTCGGCTACGTTTCGCTATTATCAATACCTGATTAGTCGTCAGAAAAGTGCTTTTGAGAGCGGCTTAACCTACCATTTTCGACCGACACTTGACGAAATCCTGATGAATGAAGCCTGCAAAATACTCTTGCAACATACTAATTTTCAGAGTTTCAGCAAGGCTCGGGCAAACGTCACGCATTTCAATTGCCGACTTGATTTTGCCTACTGGGAACGCATAAATGAGGATTCGCTGACGTTTCATATTCGAGCGGATCGGTTCTTATGGGGCATGGTTCGGACCATTGTTGGTACGATGATTGAAATAGGGCAGAAGCGGATGAGTCTTGAACTGTTTGAGCAGATTATCCTGTCCCGAGATCGGAACAAAGCTGGTCGGGCGGCACCTGCCAATGGTTTATTTTTAGTTGAAGTTGGTTATCCCAATGAGGTGTTGTTGGCGAGGAGCATGGGACAGGGAGCAGGGTTTATCTAA
- a CDS encoding cell division protein FtsX — translation MARTKKKVGMYPSGMILFSLTLALFLIGFCGLLAIQSKKLVTYIRENYEIRAFLDKDLSEKKTETLYKTIAERPYVLVANGKPQVNLVTKDEAAKEFIAETKEDFSKFLGENPLHDSYRIKLNEGYFEEAKLQEVKQDLEQIDGVFEVVYQENLVDNINRNITKIYAIMSAFAVILLIIIVVLMNNTIRLALHSQRMLIRSMQLVGATNAFITRPFLGRGIWQGFLAGIIAVGLLIAGLQLAIHNLPELSTFQDPEKIIFLMVGIVGLGVLIGFVSTFQAVHRYLGLTLDELY, via the coding sequence ATGGCTCGTACAAAGAAGAAAGTAGGTATGTACCCCAGCGGCATGATTTTATTCAGTCTGACGCTGGCCTTGTTTTTAATTGGTTTTTGTGGGTTGCTGGCGATTCAGTCGAAGAAGTTAGTCACCTACATCCGCGAGAACTACGAAATCCGGGCGTTTTTAGATAAAGACCTCAGCGAGAAAAAAACGGAAACGTTGTATAAAACCATCGCCGAACGACCTTATGTGCTAGTAGCTAACGGTAAACCACAGGTTAATCTGGTTACGAAAGATGAAGCCGCCAAAGAGTTTATTGCAGAAACAAAAGAGGATTTTTCGAAGTTTTTAGGTGAGAACCCACTGCATGATAGCTACCGAATTAAACTCAATGAGGGATATTTTGAGGAAGCCAAACTACAGGAGGTTAAACAAGATTTAGAGCAGATCGATGGTGTGTTTGAAGTTGTTTATCAGGAAAATCTGGTAGATAATATCAATCGGAATATCACCAAGATTTACGCGATCATGTCGGCCTTTGCGGTCATTCTGCTGATCATTATTGTGGTGTTGATGAATAATACTATTCGGTTGGCGCTTCATTCGCAACGAATGCTCATCAGAAGCATGCAATTAGTCGGCGCAACAAATGCATTTATTACCCGACCGTTTTTGGGACGTGGTATTTGGCAGGGGTTTCTGGCGGGCATTATTGCCGTTGGCTTGCTGATTGCAGGCTTGCAGCTCGCTATTCATAACCTGCCTGAATTATCGACGTTCCAGGACCCAGAAAAGATAATTTTTCTGATGGTAGGTATTGTTGGGCTAGGCGTACTAATTGGTTTTGTGAGTACATTTCAGGCCGTTCATCGGTACCTGGGCCTAACACTAGATGAGCTTTATTGA
- a CDS encoding DUF3098 domain-containing protein, whose product MAKDKQAGPATLTRDEPVKKAAAASTVAPKPTPTRSVISDPSRSAASLPFGRQNYTLMLAGIAIILAGFFIMSLDKEEFGFGFLGLTLGPIVVMGGFVLEFFAILARPKA is encoded by the coding sequence ATGGCAAAAGATAAACAGGCTGGACCAGCAACGCTAACACGTGACGAACCAGTGAAAAAAGCAGCGGCTGCATCGACTGTGGCGCCTAAACCTACGCCAACTCGGTCGGTGATCAGCGATCCTTCCCGGTCAGCAGCTTCTCTGCCATTTGGTCGGCAGAACTACACGCTGATGTTAGCAGGGATTGCCATTATTCTGGCCGGGTTCTTTATTATGAGCCTGGACAAAGAAGAGTTTGGCTTTGGCTTTTTAGGCCTTACGCTTGGCCCTATTGTGGTTATGGGCGGTTTTGTACTCGAATTTTTTGCCATTCTGGCCCGCCCAAAGGCATAA
- a CDS encoding undecaprenyl-diphosphate phosphatase gives MELIHAIALAIIEGLTEFLPVSSTGHMIIYSSLAGIAGNEFTKLYTVDIQFGCILSVLVLYHRRFLTDPRTEKFVVPSYLKSFPPRWQPMLDFYSKILIAFLPAAVIGFLLNDFIDSLLENVVVVAVTLLLGGIVLVFIDRIVNVQPKDGDVSVPDALKIGFFQCIAMIPGVSRSAATIIGGMFQGLTRTQAAEFSFFLAVPTMAAASGYKLLKTYKLLQPDDYQMLLIGNAIAFVVGLLAIRGFVGFLTRYGFKVFGYYRIALGLLLLGLVAAGVKLDVL, from the coding sequence ATGGAGCTTATTCACGCAATTGCGTTGGCCATAATTGAAGGGCTAACGGAGTTTTTGCCAGTGTCCTCAACTGGCCACATGATCATCTACTCTTCTTTGGCTGGCATTGCCGGTAATGAATTCACCAAACTCTACACGGTCGATATTCAGTTCGGTTGTATTTTGTCGGTTCTGGTGCTCTATCATCGTCGTTTCCTGACTGATCCCCGTACCGAAAAATTTGTCGTACCCAGCTACTTAAAATCATTTCCTCCGCGCTGGCAACCGATGCTGGATTTCTATAGCAAAATCCTGATTGCGTTCCTGCCTGCTGCTGTCATTGGCTTTCTACTGAACGATTTCATCGATTCGCTACTCGAAAATGTAGTGGTTGTGGCTGTTACGTTATTATTGGGCGGGATTGTTTTGGTATTTATTGACCGAATTGTGAATGTACAGCCTAAAGATGGTGATGTGAGTGTGCCCGACGCGCTTAAAATTGGCTTCTTTCAGTGTATTGCTATGATTCCGGGGGTTTCACGTTCGGCAGCAACGATTATTGGAGGCATGTTCCAGGGATTAACCCGGACACAGGCCGCTGAGTTTTCGTTCTTTCTGGCTGTACCAACTATGGCTGCGGCATCGGGCTATAAACTCCTGAAAACCTATAAATTGCTCCAACCCGACGATTATCAGATGCTGCTCATCGGTAATGCAATTGCCTTTGTTGTGGGTCTGCTGGCAATTCGTGGTTTTGTTGGCTTCCTGACCCGTTATGGCTTTAAAGTATTTGGTTACTACCGCATTGCACTTGGCTTACTACTGCTCGGCTTAGTAGCGGCTGGCGTGAAGTTGGATGTGCTTTAG
- the truB gene encoding tRNA pseudouridine(55) synthase TruB, which produces MTQQTPPAPDPGQIILIDKPLTWTSFDVANKLKFACKFKKIGHAGTLDPLATGLIILCTGKMTKQIDQYQAQEKEYTGTLVLGKTTPSVDLETTFDAEFDTAGITPEQIQEAAQKLTGDILQVPPIYSAIRVNGERLYEKARRGETADQVEGGIKARQVTVSVFEVNTERFPEVDFRIVCSKGTYIRSLVRDLGLLLNNGAYMSKLRRTRIGDFRVEDAHTIEKFIEMHRETSL; this is translated from the coding sequence GTGACACAACAAACTCCGCCGGCACCCGATCCCGGCCAGATTATTCTGATTGATAAGCCACTTACCTGGACATCGTTCGATGTGGCGAATAAGTTGAAATTTGCCTGTAAGTTTAAGAAAATCGGTCATGCCGGTACGCTCGATCCGTTGGCAACGGGTTTGATCATACTCTGCACGGGCAAGATGACGAAACAGATCGACCAATACCAGGCGCAGGAAAAAGAATATACCGGAACGCTTGTTCTGGGTAAAACCACGCCTTCCGTCGATTTGGAAACTACCTTCGACGCCGAGTTCGATACGGCTGGCATTACCCCTGAACAAATACAGGAAGCAGCGCAAAAACTAACGGGCGATATTCTACAAGTGCCCCCTATTTATTCTGCTATTCGGGTTAATGGAGAGCGTTTGTACGAGAAAGCCCGCCGGGGTGAAACCGCCGATCAGGTTGAGGGAGGCATTAAGGCGCGTCAGGTAACGGTTTCGGTATTTGAAGTCAATACGGAACGTTTCCCCGAAGTAGATTTTCGCATCGTGTGTTCCAAAGGGACCTATATTCGTAGTCTGGTACGCGATTTGGGCCTGTTGCTTAACAATGGAGCCTATATGAGCAAGCTACGGCGGACACGCATCGGCGATTTCCGGGTTGAGGATGCACATACCATTGAGAAATTCATCGAAATGCACCGGGAAACTAGTCTATAG
- a CDS encoding bifunctional riboflavin kinase/FAD synthetase, with amino-acid sequence MIIYRGLNDIQPLANAVVTSGTFDGVHRGHQTILTRLTEVAKASGGESVLITYWPHPRTVVSNDSQNLKLLTTLDEKIELLDQAGVEHLVIIPFTRSFSQLTSEEYIRQILIEKIGTKKLVIGYDHRFGRDREGGFEYIKAHQSEYGFEVEEIPRQDIDAVGVSSSKIRAALNEGHVHTANLFLGRAYNLTGTIVKGRQLGRTIGFPTANLQVDDPAKLIPANGVYAVNVEYAGQKFGGMLNIGFRPTVAGTNQTIETYIFDFDKDIYGEHLTLKLREFLRPEQKFDGLPALVAQLKRDEETARTVLNKE; translated from the coding sequence ATGATTATTTACAGAGGTCTCAACGATATACAACCTTTAGCGAACGCCGTTGTTACGAGTGGTACTTTTGACGGAGTACACCGTGGTCATCAGACAATTCTGACTCGCTTAACAGAAGTGGCTAAAGCGAGCGGAGGAGAGTCGGTGCTGATTACGTATTGGCCACACCCGCGCACCGTTGTTTCCAATGATAGCCAGAATTTAAAGCTACTAACCACGCTTGATGAGAAAATCGAGCTGCTCGATCAGGCCGGGGTTGAGCATTTAGTGATTATTCCGTTTACCCGTTCGTTCTCACAACTAACCTCAGAGGAATACATTCGACAGATTCTGATCGAAAAAATCGGCACCAAAAAACTGGTTATCGGCTATGATCACCGTTTCGGCCGTGATCGTGAGGGCGGATTCGAATACATAAAGGCACACCAGAGTGAGTATGGATTCGAGGTAGAAGAAATACCTCGCCAGGATATTGATGCGGTAGGGGTGAGTTCGTCGAAAATCCGGGCGGCTCTCAATGAAGGCCATGTTCACACAGCCAATCTGTTTCTGGGAAGGGCGTACAACCTAACCGGAACAATCGTGAAAGGACGGCAACTAGGCCGAACCATTGGTTTCCCGACAGCTAACTTGCAGGTAGACGACCCTGCCAAGCTCATTCCGGCTAATGGCGTGTATGCCGTTAATGTTGAGTACGCTGGACAGAAGTTTGGAGGTATGCTCAACATTGGTTTCCGGCCGACAGTGGCGGGCACGAATCAAACTATTGAGACCTATATTTTCGATTTTGATAAGGATATCTACGGAGAACATCTGACCCTGAAACTCCGGGAATTTCTGCGCCCTGAACAAAAATTCGACGGCTTGCCCGCGCTGGTTGCTCAGCTAAAACGGGACGAAGAAACAGCGCGAACTGTGCTGAATAAGGAATAG
- a CDS encoding NAD(P)/FAD-dependent oxidoreductase translates to MSSLNIIVIGGGAAGFFGAITAAETYPNATVTLLEKNRTVLNKVRISGGGRCNVTHACFDNRQLVKFYPRGEKPLRALLTQFDTTATVKWFEQRGVSLKTEADGRMFPESNTSDTIVDCLLTTARRSGIQVRTSCGVASIRQSASAQWLVDLLTNETIVADRLLIATGGYPQLTSYDWLPAQSEPLSAPVPSLFTFNVPDSYLIPLAGVAVPDAKVYVLGTKQEQRGPVLVTHWGFSGPAVLRLSAWAARELADKNYNFTLRINWTPDLNDNTLRNKLQDFRQQNGRKQVVSQNPFGLPSRLWQAFATEAGISDSQRWADLPAKLLNRLSERVINSQFQVSGKTTFKDEFVTCGGISLDGLNPQTLESKSQPGVYFAGEVLDIDGITGGFNFQNAWTTGYVAGLNIGK, encoded by the coding sequence ATGTCATCTCTGAATATTATTGTTATCGGTGGTGGAGCCGCCGGTTTCTTTGGGGCCATCACAGCTGCCGAAACCTATCCCAATGCTACCGTTACACTTCTCGAAAAAAATCGTACTGTCCTGAACAAAGTCCGCATTTCGGGCGGAGGCCGCTGCAATGTTACACATGCCTGTTTCGATAATCGGCAACTCGTAAAATTTTACCCTCGCGGAGAGAAACCCCTGCGCGCCCTGCTTACTCAGTTCGATACGACGGCCACAGTAAAGTGGTTCGAACAACGGGGAGTCAGTCTGAAAACGGAAGCCGATGGGCGTATGTTTCCCGAATCCAATACGTCTGATACAATTGTCGACTGCTTGCTCACTACAGCCCGACGATCAGGCATTCAGGTTCGTACCAGTTGCGGAGTGGCGTCAATTCGGCAAAGTGCTTCTGCACAGTGGCTAGTCGATTTACTAACCAACGAAACCATCGTTGCCGACCGGCTTCTGATTGCAACCGGTGGTTACCCTCAGCTAACCTCTTATGACTGGCTGCCTGCTCAAAGTGAACCCTTGTCAGCCCCTGTACCGTCGTTATTTACCTTTAATGTACCCGACAGTTATTTAATCCCGTTGGCGGGCGTAGCCGTACCCGATGCAAAAGTGTATGTTTTGGGAACGAAACAGGAACAGCGCGGCCCGGTTTTAGTAACGCACTGGGGATTTAGTGGGCCCGCCGTCTTACGCTTATCGGCTTGGGCTGCCCGCGAGCTGGCTGATAAAAACTACAATTTCACGCTTCGGATCAACTGGACCCCCGACCTGAACGATAATACGTTGCGGAACAAGTTGCAGGACTTTCGTCAGCAAAACGGACGTAAACAGGTTGTTTCGCAGAACCCATTCGGGCTGCCTTCGCGTTTATGGCAGGCGTTTGCCACAGAAGCTGGTATTTCCGATTCGCAACGGTGGGCGGATCTGCCCGCTAAACTCCTGAATCGCCTAAGCGAACGAGTTATAAACAGTCAGTTTCAGGTATCCGGCAAAACAACCTTTAAAGATGAATTTGTAACCTGTGGCGGTATTTCGCTGGATGGACTCAATCCGCAAACACTCGAAAGTAAATCCCAACCGGGAGTTTATTTTGCAGGCGAAGTGCTGGACATTGATGGCATCACGGGGGGCTTCAACTTCCAGAACGCCTGGACAACCGGTTACGTAGCCGGTTTGAACATTGGGAAATAG
- a CDS encoding DNA/RNA non-specific endonuclease, with the protein MFFKPRFSTKNYARRGFRLRGNSLITLFVFFLIGLFLHYGGRTKPVVAFWNDFRQIIGLGRSRSDREGSNPYKAPEPKSDEATDDRRGGQSNESEASDNNSSSPSEASSGNQRFDFEKQVDFLLPVSKANGELIRHEGYTLSYRNQYKDAEWVAYPLLAYETTGDADRKNEQFKPDPAVEDGTALPFDYTRSGYDRGHLAPAADFKFSQRMMRETFFMSNITPQVPEFNRGIWGDLENQIRSWARRDKGVYVVTGPVLKPGLSTIGKSTEVSVPEKFYKVILYCNKPDIRMVGFLMTNEGSNKSLKEFVVPVDLIEQLTGLDFFPKIPDDLEQKLESKSREEVVDEWFDN; encoded by the coding sequence ATGTTTTTCAAACCTCGATTTTCAACTAAAAACTACGCCCGTCGGGGCTTTCGGCTGCGGGGCAACTCGCTGATCACCTTGTTCGTGTTTTTTCTGATCGGCCTTTTTCTCCACTATGGCGGTCGGACGAAACCGGTTGTGGCGTTCTGGAATGATTTCCGACAAATTATTGGATTAGGCCGCTCTCGATCAGACCGAGAAGGATCAAATCCCTATAAAGCGCCCGAACCCAAGTCTGATGAGGCAACCGACGATCGGAGAGGAGGGCAATCGAATGAGAGTGAAGCCAGTGACAATAATTCGAGCAGCCCATCGGAAGCATCGTCTGGTAATCAGCGATTTGACTTTGAAAAACAGGTTGACTTTCTACTCCCTGTATCCAAAGCCAATGGCGAACTAATTCGGCATGAGGGCTATACGCTCAGTTATCGAAATCAGTATAAAGATGCCGAGTGGGTAGCTTATCCACTGCTGGCCTATGAAACAACGGGCGATGCTGACCGAAAAAATGAACAATTCAAGCCCGATCCTGCTGTGGAAGATGGCACGGCGCTGCCATTTGATTACACGCGTTCTGGCTACGATCGGGGACACCTGGCTCCAGCTGCCGATTTTAAATTTTCGCAGCGGATGATGCGGGAAACCTTTTTTATGAGCAACATTACCCCGCAGGTACCTGAGTTTAACCGAGGTATTTGGGGTGATCTGGAGAATCAAATACGGTCATGGGCGCGTCGTGATAAGGGGGTTTATGTAGTGACCGGACCGGTACTCAAGCCCGGTTTATCGACGATTGGGAAAAGTACGGAGGTGAGCGTGCCCGAGAAGTTTTATAAAGTAATTCTGTACTGCAACAAGCCCGATATTCGGATGGTTGGCTTTCTGATGACTAATGAAGGCTCAAACAAGTCGTTGAAAGAATTTGTGGTACCTGTGGATCTTATTGAGCAACTAACAGGACTCGATTTCTTTCCCAAAATTCCCGACGATCTGGAACAAAAGCTCGAAAGTAAAAGCCGCGAAGAGGTAGTGGACGAGTGGTTTGACAATTAA
- a CDS encoding prohibitin family protein, producing the protein MKKLIFCLLSALFIISCTTIRQGEVGVKRRLGKLDPVVKGSGIHSYNPFTTTIIRVPTRTINLPLALENIPSKEGLNISAEMAVLYRIIPEKAPQVLTTIGEKYESVVIVSVFRSAAADVCARFFAKDMYTGQREEIEKEIAAEMHTVLEKRGIIVESVLMKSIQLPKGLAQSIEQKLEAEQQAQQMEFVLQKEHKEADRKVIEAKGIADSQKIISEGLNKQIIEYKTIEAFRQLATSPNAKIIITDGKTPMLINPNGQ; encoded by the coding sequence ATGAAAAAGCTTATATTCTGTTTGCTATCAGCGCTGTTTATCATCAGTTGCACCACCATTCGCCAGGGCGAAGTTGGGGTGAAACGTCGGCTCGGGAAATTAGATCCAGTGGTAAAAGGATCGGGTATACACAGCTACAATCCGTTCACAACAACCATCATTCGGGTACCAACTCGCACCATTAATTTGCCACTCGCTCTGGAAAATATTCCCTCGAAAGAAGGCTTGAATATTAGTGCCGAGATGGCCGTTCTGTATCGAATAATCCCGGAAAAAGCGCCACAGGTACTTACAACGATCGGCGAGAAATACGAAAGCGTTGTTATTGTGAGTGTATTTCGTTCGGCTGCTGCTGATGTCTGCGCCCGCTTCTTCGCCAAAGACATGTACACAGGCCAGCGGGAGGAAATCGAAAAGGAAATTGCCGCTGAAATGCATACCGTACTGGAGAAGCGGGGTATTATTGTTGAAAGCGTACTCATGAAAAGCATTCAACTACCGAAAGGGCTAGCGCAATCTATCGAGCAAAAACTCGAAGCTGAACAACAGGCGCAGCAAATGGAGTTTGTTCTACAAAAAGAGCACAAGGAAGCTGATAGAAAAGTAATTGAGGCCAAAGGGATTGCAGACTCTCAGAAAATCATTTCAGAAGGCTTGAACAAGCAGATTATCGAATACAAAACTATCGAAGCCTTCCGACAGCTGGCCACTTCACCAAACGCAAAGATTATCATCACTGACGGCAAAACGCCGATGCTCATAAACCCAAATGGGCAATAG
- a CDS encoding asparagine synthetase B, translating into MKRLLLPLILILTLVGRTWASKILIPMDDAQKNHLKAYGIAYWVLKVHDTEIDWLLNYRGGSFMMPQSQAFINEMVIRGVSYEVISDAQSAQILSEVAAADANMDAVKLQKPPKVAVYSPKTKQPWDDAVTMVMTYAEIPYDVVFDEEVMNGKLPEYDWIHLHHEDFTGQYGKFFHFKDQPWYIAQKREAETIANKFGFSKVPQLKLAVAQKIRDFVLGGGYLFAMCNATDTYDIALASHNTDIVDTFYDGDPADPNANSKLDYSQTFAFRNFQVYTNPYLIEFSNIDNQPEERGLSEHNDYFTLFQFSAKYDPIPTMLTQNHLNVIKGFMGQTTAFKKNYIKPEVVIMAENRAAGEARYIHSPYGRGFFTFYGGHDPEDYRHEIGEEPTDLNLHPNSAGYRLILNNILFPAAKKKKQKT; encoded by the coding sequence ATGAAACGGCTGCTGTTACCGCTTATCCTAATTCTGACCCTGGTGGGCCGGACATGGGCCTCTAAGATCCTGATTCCTATGGATGATGCCCAAAAAAACCATTTAAAAGCCTATGGTATTGCCTATTGGGTGCTTAAGGTTCATGACACCGAAATTGACTGGTTGTTAAATTACCGGGGCGGGTCGTTTATGATGCCGCAAAGCCAGGCATTTATCAACGAAATGGTGATTCGGGGCGTTAGTTACGAGGTAATTTCGGATGCGCAGTCGGCGCAGATTTTAAGCGAAGTGGCCGCTGCTGATGCCAATATGGATGCGGTCAAGTTGCAAAAACCGCCTAAAGTGGCCGTTTATTCGCCTAAAACAAAGCAGCCCTGGGACGATGCCGTAACGATGGTAATGACCTATGCCGAGATCCCCTACGATGTTGTGTTCGATGAAGAAGTCATGAATGGTAAGTTACCTGAATATGACTGGATTCACCTGCACCATGAGGATTTTACGGGACAATATGGCAAGTTTTTCCACTTTAAAGATCAGCCCTGGTATATTGCCCAAAAGCGTGAAGCTGAAACGATTGCAAATAAATTTGGCTTCTCAAAAGTCCCTCAGCTGAAGTTGGCTGTAGCGCAAAAAATCCGCGATTTCGTGTTGGGTGGTGGGTATTTGTTCGCGATGTGTAACGCTACCGATACTTATGATATCGCCCTGGCTTCGCATAATACCGACATTGTCGACACATTTTACGACGGTGATCCGGCCGACCCAAATGCAAACAGCAAACTGGATTATAGCCAGACTTTTGCCTTCCGGAATTTTCAGGTCTATACAAATCCTTACCTAATCGAATTTTCGAACATCGATAACCAGCCCGAAGAGCGGGGCTTGAGTGAGCATAACGATTATTTTACGCTCTTTCAGTTTTCTGCCAAGTATGATCCTATTCCAACCATGCTTACCCAAAATCACCTGAATGTGATTAAGGGGTTCATGGGTCAGACAACGGCGTTTAAGAAAAATTATATTAAGCCCGAAGTTGTGATCATGGCCGAAAATCGTGCCGCAGGTGAGGCTCGCTATATTCATTCCCCTTATGGTCGGGGTTTTTTCACCTTCTATGGCGGTCATGATCCCGAAGATTATCGGCATGAAATCGGCGAGGAGCCTACAGATTTAAACTTACACCCTAATTCAGCCGGTTACCGCCTGATTTTGAACAACATCCTCTTCCCGGCGGCTAAGAAGAAGAAACAGAAAACCTAG
- a CDS encoding ABC transporter permease codes for MNLLENIREGLRSIAGNRLRTILTSLIIAIGITSLVGILTAIDGIQSSVDSSFAGLGANTFSIVARQDAFRRGGRVQRQDAPIDYFDAVQFKRRFPYGATISVSSVVAGAAQAKFGSKKTNPNIQLTGGDDNYLSVKGFTIQSGRNLTTNDLTGARNVAIIGSEVANTLFEKKLDPINQVIRVAGNQYKIIGVLAKKGGFSGGGDDRIILIPLDNGRALAGNQKLTFDITASVPTVADQDEAVDEARGTMRLVRRDQLGQPDSFEIERADELAKETGNITGYLRIGGFGIGFITLLGASIALLNIMLVSVTERTREIGIRKSLGATPQRIREQFLIEAIVICILGGIGGVVLGLGVGNLISSVVSQGKGSFVVPWTWMGLGLVVCISVGLFAGIYPAVRASKLDPIDALRYE; via the coding sequence ATGAATCTACTCGAAAACATACGCGAAGGGCTGCGTTCAATTGCCGGGAATCGACTGCGAACCATTCTAACCTCGCTCATTATTGCCATTGGTATCACCTCATTAGTGGGTATCCTGACCGCTATCGATGGGATTCAAAGTTCGGTGGATAGCAGCTTTGCCGGTTTGGGTGCAAATACATTCAGCATTGTAGCCCGGCAGGATGCTTTTCGGCGGGGTGGACGTGTTCAGCGTCAGGATGCCCCGATTGACTATTTCGACGCGGTGCAGTTTAAGCGCCGATTTCCGTATGGGGCCACTATTTCTGTTTCGTCGGTTGTGGCGGGGGCGGCTCAGGCTAAGTTCGGCTCGAAAAAGACAAACCCGAATATTCAGCTTACGGGGGGAGATGATAACTACTTGTCTGTAAAAGGGTTCACGATTCAAAGTGGTCGTAATCTGACTACTAATGACTTAACTGGTGCCCGCAATGTGGCCATTATTGGTAGCGAAGTAGCGAACACGTTGTTCGAAAAGAAGCTGGACCCCATCAATCAGGTAATTCGGGTAGCGGGTAACCAGTATAAAATCATTGGTGTATTGGCTAAAAAAGGTGGTTTTTCGGGCGGGGGCGACGATCGTATAATCCTGATACCACTCGATAATGGACGTGCGCTGGCTGGAAATCAAAAACTAACATTTGATATCACGGCATCGGTACCCACAGTTGCTGATCAGGATGAGGCCGTAGACGAAGCACGCGGCACCATGCGACTGGTTCGACGTGACCAACTTGGCCAGCCCGATTCGTTTGAAATTGAACGCGCCGACGAATTGGCAAAAGAGACCGGGAATATTACCGGTTATTTGCGTATCGGTGGCTTTGGCATTGGGTTTATTACCTTGCTTGGTGCATCCATCGCTCTATTAAATATTATGTTGGTATCGGTCACGGAGCGAACCCGTGAGATTGGGATTCGAAAATCATTGGGGGCCACTCCACAACGAATCCGGGAACAGTTTCTGATCGAGGCTATTGTCATCTGTATTCTTGGCGGAATTGGAGGGGTGGTTCTGGGATTGGGTGTAGGCAACCTGATCTCAAGTGTTGTTAGCCAGGGGAAAGGAAGCTTTGTTGTGCCCTGGACCTGGATGGGTCTTGGGTTGGTCGTGTGTATCTCGGTTGGGTTATTTGCGGGGATTTACCCCGCCGTGCGCGCTTCCAAATTAGACCCTATTGATGCGCTCCGATATGAGTAA